A window of the Cystobacter fuscus genome harbors these coding sequences:
- a CDS encoding aromatic ring-hydroxylating oxygenase subunit alpha, whose product MQRDCPGPTARVLPTRPGGPPLDLSPLLEERGRVDPRIYVDPEVYELEQERVFGRSWLFLAHESQLERPGDFITTYMGEDPIIVSRQDDGSVAAFLNQCRHRGMRLTQEDAGHTRVFTCTYHGWTYDRGGRLSSVRDEREIYRCPVDRDRWSAVRVPRVESFHGFVFGTWDEHAPSFRDSLGDAAWYFEPLLDGVGGTEVIGVTKWTVHCNWKFGAEQFASDGYHFGMSHLSALKALMSQVPGAPRTMQEATPPPDGGRQFKNAQGHGALMAALPPNLMRGARLAFEPKANEWLLGPRQDFLVRKYGEARASVFIPASNLFPNVGILPAANALRVWQPKGPEQMEVWSYVIADADAPADVKQAIRLGNQRTFGSTGIFEQDDTHNWTEIQRVLKGRRARREIFNMEMDSGTQQDAEGRFPGTTANRSSSEVAARAFYRRWASLLSTEGAP is encoded by the coding sequence GCCGCTGGACCTGAGCCCCCTGCTCGAGGAGCGTGGCCGCGTGGATCCACGCATCTACGTGGACCCCGAGGTGTACGAGCTGGAGCAGGAGCGCGTCTTCGGGCGGAGCTGGCTGTTCCTCGCGCACGAGTCCCAGCTCGAGCGGCCCGGCGACTTCATCACCACGTACATGGGGGAGGATCCCATCATCGTGTCGCGCCAGGACGACGGCTCGGTGGCCGCCTTCCTCAACCAGTGCCGCCATCGCGGCATGCGCCTGACGCAGGAGGACGCGGGCCACACCCGGGTCTTCACCTGCACCTATCACGGCTGGACGTATGACCGCGGCGGGCGCCTGTCCTCCGTGCGCGACGAGCGGGAGATCTACCGCTGCCCCGTGGACCGCGACCGCTGGAGCGCCGTGCGTGTGCCCCGTGTCGAGTCCTTCCACGGCTTCGTCTTCGGCACCTGGGACGAGCACGCGCCCTCCTTCCGCGACTCGCTCGGGGACGCGGCCTGGTACTTCGAGCCCCTCCTGGACGGCGTGGGGGGCACCGAGGTGATCGGCGTGACGAAGTGGACCGTGCACTGCAACTGGAAGTTCGGCGCCGAGCAGTTCGCCTCGGACGGCTACCACTTCGGCATGTCCCATCTGTCCGCGCTCAAGGCGCTGATGAGCCAGGTGCCCGGGGCGCCGCGGACCATGCAGGAGGCCACGCCCCCTCCGGATGGCGGCCGGCAGTTCAAGAACGCCCAGGGCCATGGAGCCCTGATGGCCGCCCTCCCGCCCAACCTCATGCGCGGCGCGCGCCTCGCATTCGAACCCAAGGCGAACGAGTGGCTGCTGGGGCCGCGTCAGGACTTCCTCGTGCGCAAGTATGGCGAGGCGCGCGCGTCCGTTTTCATCCCGGCGAGCAACCTGTTTCCCAACGTGGGCATCCTGCCCGCCGCCAATGCGTTGCGCGTGTGGCAGCCCAAGGGTCCCGAGCAGATGGAAGTCTGGTCCTATGTGATCGCGGACGCGGACGCTCCCGCCGACGTGAAGCAGGCCATCCGGTTGGGCAACCAGCGCACGTTTGGATCGACCGGCATCTTCGAGCAGGACGACACGCACAACTGGACGGAGATCCAACGCGTGCTCAAGGGCAGACGAGCGCGGCGCGAGATCTTCAACATGGAGATGGACTCGGGCACCCAGCAGGACGCCGAGGGGCGCTTCCCCGGCACCACCGCGAACCGCTCCTCCAGCGAGGTGGCCGCCCGCGCCTTCTATCGCCGCTGGGCGAGCCTGCTGTCCACGGAAGGTGCCCCATGA
- a CDS encoding aromatic-ring-hydroxylating dioxygenase subunit beta has protein sequence MSTAPTLHVPPLVPGPALQYELEQFLYAEAALLDEHRLEAWLGLFTPDARYRVPVRTNRVTREATREALESQDASAHFDDDLRGLSLRVARLTSGLAWSEYPLGRTRRLVSNVQVRALDAPGEVEVRSCFLLYRTRQEHAVDLFAGLRQDVLRRADAPGAWRIAHRTVLLEQTVILAGNLSVFF, from the coding sequence ATGAGCACCGCCCCCACGCTCCACGTGCCACCCCTCGTGCCCGGCCCCGCGCTGCAGTACGAGCTCGAGCAGTTCCTCTACGCCGAGGCCGCGCTGCTCGACGAGCACCGCCTCGAGGCGTGGCTCGGGCTGTTCACCCCGGATGCACGCTACCGGGTGCCCGTGCGCACCAACCGCGTGACGCGCGAGGCCACGCGCGAGGCCCTCGAGTCCCAGGACGCGTCCGCCCACTTCGATGACGACCTGCGCGGCCTGTCGCTGCGCGTGGCGCGGCTGACATCCGGGCTCGCCTGGTCCGAGTACCCGCTCGGCCGCACGCGCCGCCTGGTGAGCAACGTCCAGGTGCGTGCCCTCGACGCGCCCGGAGAGGTGGAGGTGCGCTCCTGCTTCCTGCTCTACCGCACGCGTCAGGAGCATGCCGTGGACCTGTTCGCCGGGCTGCGTCAGGACGTGCTGCGCCGCGCGGACGCGCCGGGCGCCTGGCGCATCGCGCACCGCACGGTGCTCCTGGAGCAAACCGTCATCCTCGCCGGCAACCTCAGCGTCTTTTTCTGA
- a CDS encoding cupin domain-containing protein yields MDALSQLLQTLHVDVVGSRHISLHGPYGARFAPGAGPQGLFMVLDGEVWLEPEGHLDAPLHLAPGDIGLYGGPGIIVRDSATPRSRPVDVNFEPSTPGPRSLGGPGQRTVALLGVRFDLEAGAAAPLLAALSPAVPRRSQESLAAALMPSFQRVCEDFACGRPGAHALIQHVTQLLLAEWVRAATPQDAALAMGAGAFADPSIAAALTLIHRQPGAPWTVDSLAERVSLARTTFALRFARHVGESPFRYLTRRRIALATRLLQTTTLSLHEVALRVGYADEATFHRAFKRETGTRPGALRGPRVG; encoded by the coding sequence ATGGATGCCCTCTCCCAACTGCTCCAGACCCTGCACGTGGATGTCGTCGGCTCGCGGCACATCTCGCTCCATGGACCCTATGGGGCGCGCTTCGCGCCGGGAGCGGGTCCCCAGGGACTGTTCATGGTGCTGGATGGAGAGGTGTGGCTCGAGCCCGAGGGCCATCTGGATGCGCCCCTGCACCTGGCGCCGGGAGACATCGGCCTGTACGGGGGGCCGGGCATCATCGTGCGTGACTCCGCCACCCCGCGCTCGCGGCCCGTCGACGTGAACTTCGAGCCCTCGACGCCGGGTCCGCGCAGCCTGGGAGGGCCGGGGCAGCGGACCGTGGCGTTGCTGGGCGTGCGCTTCGACCTGGAGGCGGGCGCGGCGGCCCCGCTGCTCGCGGCCCTGTCGCCCGCGGTGCCCCGGCGCTCCCAGGAGTCGCTCGCCGCCGCGCTGATGCCGTCCTTCCAACGCGTCTGCGAGGACTTCGCGTGCGGACGGCCCGGGGCCCACGCGCTCATCCAGCACGTGACGCAGCTGCTGCTGGCCGAGTGGGTGCGCGCCGCCACTCCCCAGGACGCGGCGCTCGCGATGGGGGCGGGCGCGTTCGCCGATCCCTCCATCGCCGCGGCGCTCACCCTCATCCACCGCCAGCCGGGAGCGCCCTGGACGGTGGACAGCCTCGCCGAGCGGGTGTCGCTCGCGCGGACCACCTTCGCGCTGCGCTTCGCCCGGCACGTGGGCGAGTCCCCCTTCCGCTACCTGACGCGCCGCCGGATCGCCCTCGCCACGCGCCTGCTCCAGACCACGACGCTGTCCCTGCACGAGGTGGCGCTCCGGGTGGGCTACGCGGACGAGGCCACCTTCCACCGCGCCTTCAAGCGCGAGACGGGGACGCGGCCCGGCGCGCTGCGTGGTCCCCGCGTGGGATGA
- a CDS encoding STAUR_1299 family protein, with protein sequence MDADTDDLLRLAFDRAPANLANQAIDRVRNEVGGESSYATSYEFLLPDGNVRAWLLDYLLPRLVDYLESRGAKLPHCGGVFLSVFSGDTLHFIHARDAVALLSEWSGLSFDELRKRYGPR encoded by the coding sequence ATGGATGCCGACACCGATGACCTGCTCCGCCTCGCCTTCGACCGTGCTCCGGCCAATCTGGCCAACCAGGCCATCGACCGCGTCCGGAACGAGGTGGGTGGCGAGTCCTCGTACGCCACCAGCTACGAGTTCCTCCTGCCAGACGGGAACGTCCGCGCCTGGCTGCTCGACTACCTGCTGCCCCGGCTCGTGGACTACCTCGAGTCGCGAGGCGCGAAGCTGCCCCACTGCGGCGGCGTGTTCCTCTCCGTGTTCTCCGGGGACACGCTCCACTTCATCCATGCCCGGGACGCCGTGGCGCTCCTGTCCGAATGGAGCGGGCTGTCCTTCGACGAGCTGCGCAAGCGCTACGGGCCGCGCTGA
- a CDS encoding protein-L-isoaspartate(D-aspartate) O-methyltransferase has product MSDRELAEFLGRQGITDARVLEAIQSLRRADFVPEELRDLAGQDSPLPIGHGQTISQPFIVAYMTQELALKPGERVLEIGTGSGYQAAVLARLGVEVYTVEVLPELAWPARERLERLGLGGIHFRVGDGTAGWPEEAPFDAILGTAAPERLPPALYEQLRPGGRLLLPVGAYGGHQELIRVTRPLEGGAPQVEALLAVRFVPMTSSPPEPLPH; this is encoded by the coding sequence ATGAGTGACAGGGAACTCGCGGAGTTTCTGGGGCGGCAGGGCATCACCGATGCGCGGGTGCTGGAGGCGATCCAGAGCCTGCGCCGGGCGGATTTCGTCCCCGAGGAGCTTCGGGACCTGGCGGGACAGGACAGCCCCCTGCCCATCGGCCATGGGCAGACCATCAGCCAGCCCTTCATCGTGGCGTACATGACGCAGGAGCTGGCGCTCAAGCCCGGGGAGCGGGTGTTGGAGATTGGCACCGGCTCGGGCTACCAGGCGGCCGTGCTCGCGCGGCTGGGCGTGGAGGTGTACACGGTGGAAGTCCTCCCCGAGCTCGCCTGGCCGGCGCGCGAGCGGCTGGAGCGGCTGGGGCTGGGGGGCATTCATTTCCGGGTCGGGGATGGCACGGCGGGCTGGCCGGAGGAGGCTCCCTTCGATGCCATCCTGGGCACCGCGGCCCCCGAGCGTCTGCCTCCCGCGCTCTATGAGCAGTTGCGCCCGGGAGGCCGCCTGCTCCTGCCGGTGGGCGCGTACGGCGGCCATCAGGAGCTCATCCGCGTGACCAGGCCGCTCGAGGGCGGTGCTCCCCAGGTGGAGGCGCTGCTGGCGGTGCGCTTCGTTCCGATGACGAGCTCGCCCCCGGAGCCCCTTCCCCACTGA
- the thrC gene encoding threonine synthase produces the protein MSTSDFQAAYACSEGCGYRASLLEVVYRCPKCDGLLEVAHDVEALRSVSAEEWKRRFAQRFGSSRLPYASGVWGKHEWVYPQLPVGDIVSLGEGRVPLKPLPRMAAELGLASLDLKECGVSPTGSFKDWGMTVLVSAVKHMRARGVPIRAVACASTGDTSAALSAYCAAAGIPSVVFLPRNKVSLSQLVQPVANGARVLSLDTDFDGCMKLVQQVTRDAGLYLANSMNSLRIEGQKVVAIELCQDLDWEPPDWVVIPGGNLGNASALGKGFELMLALGLISKRPRIAVAQAQRANPLVRSFRGGFAELVPMQAERTLASAIQIGNPVSFRRAVRILKAFNGVVEEATESELANAAARADREGTFTCPHTGVALGALEKLVAQGVIARGSRVAVVSTAHGLKFPDFKVGYHQGSLADVTSRFSNPPIDLPANLDAVRGALSDL, from the coding sequence ATGAGCACGTCTGATTTCCAGGCCGCGTATGCGTGCAGCGAGGGGTGCGGCTATCGCGCCTCGCTGCTCGAGGTCGTCTACCGCTGCCCGAAGTGTGATGGCCTGCTGGAGGTGGCGCACGACGTGGAGGCGCTGCGCTCGGTGTCCGCGGAGGAGTGGAAGCGGCGCTTCGCGCAGCGCTTCGGGTCCTCGCGGCTGCCGTACGCCTCGGGCGTCTGGGGCAAGCACGAGTGGGTGTATCCCCAGCTTCCCGTGGGGGACATCGTCTCGCTCGGAGAGGGGAGGGTGCCGCTCAAGCCGCTGCCGCGCATGGCGGCGGAGCTGGGGCTGGCGAGCCTGGACTTGAAGGAGTGCGGCGTGTCGCCGACGGGCAGCTTCAAGGACTGGGGCATGACGGTCCTGGTGTCCGCGGTGAAGCACATGCGCGCCCGGGGCGTGCCCATCCGCGCGGTGGCGTGCGCGTCCACGGGAGACACCTCGGCGGCGCTGTCGGCCTATTGCGCGGCGGCGGGCATCCCCTCGGTGGTGTTCCTGCCCAGGAACAAGGTGTCCTTGTCGCAGCTCGTGCAGCCGGTGGCCAACGGGGCGCGGGTGCTGTCGCTCGACACGGACTTCGACGGCTGCATGAAGCTGGTGCAGCAGGTGACGCGCGACGCGGGCCTGTACCTGGCCAACTCCATGAACTCGCTGCGCATCGAGGGCCAGAAGGTGGTGGCCATCGAGTTGTGCCAGGACCTGGACTGGGAGCCGCCGGACTGGGTGGTGATTCCGGGCGGCAACCTGGGCAACGCGAGCGCCCTGGGCAAGGGCTTCGAGTTGATGCTCGCGCTGGGGCTCATCTCCAAGCGGCCGAGGATCGCCGTGGCCCAGGCCCAGCGCGCCAACCCGCTGGTGCGCTCCTTCCGGGGAGGCTTCGCGGAGCTGGTGCCCATGCAGGCCGAGCGCACGCTCGCCTCGGCCATCCAGATTGGCAACCCCGTGTCCTTCCGGCGCGCGGTGCGCATCCTCAAGGCCTTCAACGGCGTGGTGGAAGAGGCGACCGAGTCCGAGCTGGCCAACGCGGCGGCCCGGGCGGACCGCGAGGGCACCTTCACCTGTCCGCACACGGGCGTGGCGCTCGGCGCGCTGGAGAAGCTCGTGGCCCAGGGCGTCATTGCCCGGGGCTCGCGCGTGGCCGTGGTGTCCACGGCGCATGGCTTGAAGTTCCCGGACTTCAAGGTGGGCTACCACCAGGGCTCCCTGGCGGACGTGACGAGCCGGTTCTCCAACCCGCCCATCGATCTGCCCGCGAACCTGGATGCCGTCCGCGGCGCCCTGTCCGATCTCTAG
- a CDS encoding trypsin-like serine peptidase, which yields MFKRRYLGLAAVGLLTACGAQPEVDESLSSDTLASTESTVIVGSVDWKSSTALTGTQATRANAVGYLSIPAVGSRCTAWLVSDDVLITNNHCIGSASQAAGAKASFNYIDGVASGSRIYYDCSTFIKTWSNLDMTALRCAALNGQKPGQVYGKLTVASTNAATNASIYVLHQNCDYYTSSGCAPTKKFSPGTVLNANYSSTDASYNADTLGGSSGSPVLSTSTNEVIALHHYGFGGNSSGRGTHNSGVRATLIKSALAEIGL from the coding sequence ATGTTCAAGCGTCGGTACCTCGGTCTCGCGGCGGTGGGTCTGTTGACGGCGTGCGGTGCGCAGCCGGAAGTGGATGAGAGCCTTTCCTCGGACACGCTGGCCTCCACCGAGTCCACGGTCATCGTGGGCAGCGTGGATTGGAAGAGCAGCACGGCGCTGACCGGGACGCAGGCCACCCGGGCCAACGCGGTGGGCTATCTGTCCATCCCCGCGGTGGGCTCGCGCTGCACGGCGTGGCTGGTGTCGGATGACGTGCTCATCACCAACAACCACTGCATCGGCAGCGCCTCCCAGGCCGCGGGCGCCAAGGCGTCCTTCAACTATATCGACGGCGTCGCCTCCGGCTCGCGCATCTATTACGACTGCTCCACCTTCATCAAGACGTGGAGCAACCTGGACATGACCGCGCTGCGCTGCGCCGCGCTCAATGGCCAGAAGCCGGGGCAGGTGTACGGCAAGCTGACCGTCGCCAGCACCAACGCGGCCACCAACGCCAGCATCTACGTCCTCCACCAGAACTGCGACTACTACACCTCGTCCGGCTGCGCCCCGACGAAGAAGTTCTCCCCGGGCACCGTCCTGAACGCCAACTACAGCTCCACGGACGCGTCGTACAACGCGGACACGCTGGGTGGCTCCTCGGGCTCGCCGGTGCTCTCCACCTCCACCAACGAGGTCATCGCGCTGCACCACTACGGCTTCGGTGGCAACTCGTCCGGCCGCGGCACGCACAACAGCGGCGTGCGCGCCACGCTCATCAAGTCGGCGCTGGCCGAGATCGGTCTGTGA
- a CDS encoding methyltransferase: MDSTRWRSESDEPAPSRLSPVDDRLTADAALRRVRRGEYLLYTGDFHNAKQLVGAMARRLPDPPQARSPLDAFRAERRARQLEHETLSRIVVALDRDYRLQVKRAPDVAEACRQVWGEPDADTTHVSLKTLLGMLGATEWRRKGLEVPGLSGRLHPHYGVYLPTRTDYVELFLSVTDVKGKRVFDVGTGTGVLSFLLLQRGAASVTATDCDSRAVACARENAERLGLSKRFEVLETDLFPPGKADLVVSNPPWIPEPPKNRVDRAVFDEDNRFLLGFLDGLAEHLNPGGEGLLVLSDLAVLLGLRAPEWLDEQFARRGLRVKWKRSTPARHSKAKDRSDPLHAARSREITTLYGLVPGT; encoded by the coding sequence ATGGATTCCACGCGTTGGCGTTCAGAAAGCGACGAACCCGCCCCCTCGCGGCTCTCTCCCGTGGATGACCGCCTCACCGCGGACGCGGCCTTGCGGCGGGTGCGGCGGGGCGAGTACCTGCTGTACACGGGGGACTTCCACAACGCGAAGCAGCTCGTGGGCGCCATGGCCCGCCGCCTTCCCGACCCGCCCCAGGCCCGCTCTCCCCTGGACGCCTTCCGCGCCGAGCGCCGGGCACGGCAGCTCGAACACGAGACCCTGTCACGCATCGTGGTGGCGCTCGACCGCGACTACCGGCTCCAGGTCAAACGCGCGCCCGACGTCGCCGAGGCGTGCCGCCAGGTGTGGGGCGAGCCCGACGCCGACACGACGCACGTGTCCCTCAAGACGCTGCTGGGCATGCTCGGGGCCACGGAGTGGCGGCGCAAGGGGCTGGAGGTGCCGGGGCTCTCGGGCCGGCTGCATCCCCACTACGGCGTCTACCTGCCCACGCGCACCGACTACGTGGAGCTGTTCCTGTCCGTCACCGACGTGAAGGGCAAACGGGTGTTCGACGTGGGCACGGGCACCGGGGTGCTGTCCTTCCTGCTGTTGCAGCGGGGCGCGGCCTCGGTGACCGCGACCGATTGCGATTCACGCGCCGTGGCGTGCGCCCGGGAGAACGCCGAGCGACTCGGCCTGTCCAAGCGCTTCGAGGTGCTCGAGACGGACCTCTTCCCGCCCGGCAAGGCGGACCTCGTCGTGAGCAACCCCCCGTGGATTCCCGAGCCCCCGAAGAACCGGGTGGACCGGGCGGTGTTCGACGAGGACAACCGCTTCCTCCTGGGCTTTCTCGACGGGCTGGCCGAGCACCTGAATCCCGGAGGCGAGGGGCTGCTGGTGCTCTCGGATCTCGCGGTGCTGCTGGGCCTGCGCGCCCCGGAATGGCTCGACGAGCAGTTCGCGCGGCGGGGGCTGCGCGTGAAGTGGAAGCGCTCCACCCCGGCCCGCCACTCCAAGGCGAAGGACCGGAGCGATCCGCTCCACGCGGCGCGCTCGCGTGAAATCACCACGTTGTATGGGCTGGTACCCGGAACATAG
- the tmk gene encoding dTMP kinase, translating to MSDARRRGLLIVLEGLDGAGTTTQVERLAAALKAEGHSVLTTREPSDGPVGVLIRQALTGRVVLPGGAGPLAPETLALLYAADRTDHLRARVLPALEAGQVVLSDRSVLSSLAYQGASLPMEWVEAINSHAIPADLTLFVQVSIEVAARRRAARGGPEELFDAEEKQRRISQQYEAAIALRGAREHVVRIDGDGSVEAVTAACLARVRELLAREPGRAPVR from the coding sequence GTGTCCGACGCCCGCCGACGCGGTCTGCTCATCGTCCTGGAAGGACTCGACGGCGCGGGCACCACCACCCAGGTGGAGCGGCTGGCCGCGGCCCTCAAGGCCGAGGGCCATTCCGTCCTCACCACGCGCGAGCCCTCGGACGGGCCGGTGGGGGTGCTCATCCGTCAGGCCCTCACGGGCCGGGTGGTGCTCCCCGGCGGCGCGGGGCCCCTGGCGCCCGAAACGCTCGCGTTGCTCTACGCGGCGGACCGGACGGATCACCTGCGCGCCCGGGTCCTGCCCGCGTTGGAGGCGGGGCAGGTGGTCCTCAGTGACAGATCCGTGCTCTCGTCGCTCGCCTACCAGGGCGCGTCACTGCCCATGGAGTGGGTGGAGGCCATCAACTCGCACGCCATCCCCGCGGACCTGACGCTCTTCGTGCAGGTGTCCATCGAGGTGGCGGCGCGGCGCCGGGCGGCACGCGGCGGGCCGGAGGAGCTCTTCGACGCGGAGGAGAAGCAGCGCCGCATCTCCCAGCAGTACGAGGCCGCCATCGCCCTGCGGGGCGCGCGCGAGCACGTGGTGCGCATCGATGGGGATGGCTCCGTGGAGGCGGTGACCGCGGCGTGCCTGGCGCGCGTGCGGGAGTTGCTCGCGCGCGAGCCCGGGCGGGCGCCGGTACGCTAG
- a CDS encoding competence/damage-inducible protein A — protein sequence MASSGAAAIIIGNEVLTAKVVDANGPLLIQRLREVGVALRSLEIVPDEVDAIVDAVARARLKARYVFTSGGIGPTHDDVTVRAVALAMGRQVVRLPVMVELIQQRSRERGLEHVSPETLRLADAPEGAELLAVAGGGFPVLTVEDVFLLPGVPQLFRVQLEAVLSRLSGSPVYLRVLYLGVGESAVAGVLDRVALDMPHVSIGSYPMFDPSLDYQVKVTVESGERDSVEEALARLQEGLPTGSVLRTG from the coding sequence ATGGCTTCCTCGGGCGCTGCGGCGATCATCATCGGCAACGAAGTCCTCACGGCGAAGGTGGTGGACGCCAATGGTCCCCTCCTCATCCAGCGGCTGCGCGAGGTGGGCGTTGCCCTGCGCTCGCTGGAGATCGTCCCCGACGAAGTGGACGCCATCGTGGACGCGGTGGCCCGGGCCCGCTTGAAGGCCCGGTATGTCTTCACCAGCGGTGGCATCGGCCCCACACACGACGACGTGACGGTGCGCGCGGTGGCGCTGGCCATGGGCCGTCAGGTGGTGCGGCTGCCCGTGATGGTGGAGCTCATCCAACAGAGGAGCCGGGAGCGGGGCCTGGAGCACGTGTCGCCCGAGACGCTGCGGCTCGCCGACGCCCCCGAGGGCGCGGAGCTCCTCGCGGTGGCCGGCGGTGGGTTTCCGGTGCTCACGGTGGAGGACGTGTTCCTCCTGCCCGGCGTGCCGCAGCTCTTCCGCGTGCAGCTCGAGGCGGTGCTCTCGCGGCTCAGTGGCTCGCCCGTGTACCTGCGCGTGCTGTACCTGGGGGTGGGCGAGAGCGCGGTGGCGGGCGTGTTGGATCGTGTGGCATTGGACATGCCCCATGTGTCGATTGGCTCGTACCCGATGTTCGATCCTTCACTGGACTATCAGGTGAAGGTGACGGTGGAGAGCGGGGAGCGTGACTCGGTGGAGGAAGCCCTCGCCCGGCTCCAGGAGGGCCTTCCCACGGGCTCGGTTCTGCGCACCGGGTAG
- a CDS encoding cyclic nucleotide-binding domain-containing protein: MSEPLDPPSSGPDEALSDYAVLARRWVQQGWLLRAIALCKIILRLEPDHMPTRRLLSELDARRLDPFAMPAGPAVPMPSNLERDLPVGASERKPASASLLARLGRWEFQTVLESLELRDFHAGEMVVEEGTPGDSLFAIVEGSVEVVRTLKSGRRRTVALLGEGDFFGEMSLLSHVPRVASVKAFERTAVLELKRERLERIAQRHPSVEEVLRGYQRERLLDNVLRANSLFRLLSSAQLEALSHEFQLRAMPAGSILLQQGQPVDSLYLLLQGQCQAMHQHPEHGEQVLRTLEEGDMFGEIALLLGFPATATVRANTPCMLLRLDHAVCEQHLIEQPEVRDALSRLSTERLMHTASFLWDPLSATPVRRS; encoded by the coding sequence ATGTCCGAACCACTCGACCCGCCGTCCTCTGGGCCGGATGAGGCCCTCTCGGACTACGCCGTGCTGGCGCGGCGCTGGGTCCAGCAGGGCTGGCTGCTGCGCGCCATCGCCCTGTGCAAGATCATCCTCCGGCTCGAACCGGATCACATGCCGACGCGCCGGCTGCTGTCGGAACTCGATGCCCGGCGCCTGGATCCCTTCGCCATGCCCGCGGGCCCCGCCGTGCCGATGCCCTCCAACCTGGAGAGGGATCTGCCCGTGGGTGCCTCCGAGCGCAAGCCGGCCTCCGCCTCCCTGCTGGCCCGGCTCGGCCGGTGGGAGTTCCAGACGGTGCTCGAGTCCCTGGAGCTGAGGGACTTCCATGCCGGGGAGATGGTCGTGGAGGAGGGCACCCCGGGAGACTCGCTGTTCGCCATCGTGGAGGGGAGCGTGGAGGTGGTGCGCACCCTGAAGTCGGGCCGGCGGCGCACCGTGGCCCTGCTGGGCGAGGGGGACTTCTTCGGGGAGATGTCGCTCTTGTCCCACGTGCCGCGCGTCGCGAGCGTCAAGGCCTTCGAGCGCACGGCGGTCCTGGAGCTCAAGCGCGAGCGCCTGGAGCGGATCGCCCAGCGCCATCCGTCCGTGGAGGAGGTACTGCGCGGCTACCAGCGCGAGCGCCTGCTCGACAACGTGCTGCGCGCCAACTCCCTCTTCCGGCTGCTGTCGAGCGCGCAGCTGGAGGCCCTGTCCCACGAATTCCAGCTCCGGGCCATGCCCGCGGGCTCGATCCTGTTGCAGCAGGGGCAGCCCGTGGACTCGCTGTACCTGCTGCTCCAGGGCCAGTGCCAGGCGATGCACCAGCACCCGGAGCACGGCGAGCAGGTGCTGCGCACGCTGGAGGAGGGGGACATGTTCGGGGAGATCGCCCTGCTGCTCGGCTTTCCCGCCACCGCCACCGTCCGTGCGAACACGCCCTGCATGCTGCTGCGGCTGGATCACGCCGTCTGCGAGCAGCACCTGATCGAGCAGCCCGAGGTGCGTGATGCGCTCTCGCGCCTGAGCACGGAGCGCCTGATGCACACCGCCAGCTTCTTGTGGGATCCGCTGTCGGCCACGCCCGTGCGGCGCTCCTGA